From a region of the Nitrospira sp. genome:
- a CDS encoding NapC/NirT family cytochrome c has product MNWKSKATLVLSLVAGAAALVGIATPYTDQPKFCAGCHTIAPSYESWAKSSHKDVSCVACHVRPGLDGWLHDKVWAGATDAAIYLFGTPTDAHNLQAKVDSGVCLSCHRHILRESEMAPRDLPQPVREVGLIMGHRQHMEAFQARGQEEGCTTCHAGVVHDEPIKGYPIVIPRGHVSTDSKPWYPTHPEGTHLRVRGLNDCFRCHDGKTEYRGKVLNRKCETCHIPDRISGTLLFN; this is encoded by the coding sequence ATGAACTGGAAGTCTAAGGCCACGCTGGTCCTGAGCCTCGTTGCCGGAGCTGCGGCTCTGGTTGGAATTGCGACGCCGTATACAGATCAGCCGAAGTTCTGCGCCGGATGTCACACCATCGCGCCTTCCTATGAGAGCTGGGCCAAATCCTCCCATAAAGACGTGAGCTGTGTTGCGTGCCATGTGAGGCCCGGTCTCGATGGGTGGTTGCACGATAAGGTCTGGGCAGGCGCCACAGACGCGGCCATTTATTTGTTCGGGACGCCGACCGATGCGCACAATCTTCAGGCAAAAGTGGATTCAGGAGTCTGTCTCAGCTGCCATCGCCATATCCTTCGAGAGTCCGAGATGGCGCCGCGCGATCTCCCCCAACCGGTGAGAGAGGTGGGGCTGATTATGGGCCATCGACAACACATGGAGGCGTTCCAGGCTCGTGGACAGGAGGAAGGGTGTACGACCTGTCATGCCGGTGTGGTGCATGATGAACCGATCAAGGGCTATCCCATCGTCATACCTCGAGGCCATGTGTCCACTGACAGCAAACCTTGGTATCCGACCCATCCGGAGGGAACTCACCTTCGTGTGAGGGGCCTCAATGACTGTTTCCGCTGTCACGATGGGAAAACAGAATATCGCGGTAAGGTGCTGAACCGAAAGTGCGAGACTTGCCACATCCCGGATCGGATCAGTGGCACCTTGTTGTTCAATTAA
- the mobB gene encoding molybdopterin-guanine dinucleotide biosynthesis protein B, whose translation MSIPIVSFIGRSNSGKTTLIERVIPELVKAGYRVATVKHAGHGFDLDTEGKDSWRHKRAGASSVVVVSKGSLALFADVSEQMKVEEVRDRFLDSSYDLIIAEGWKSEGYPKVMIVRDQLGEIAYSADGLLAVVTDKPMDLPVPVLHLDDVAGVAALLIEQFPLRRREHELEV comes from the coding sequence ATGTCCATTCCCATCGTTTCGTTTATCGGCCGTTCGAACAGCGGCAAAACCACCTTGATCGAACGAGTCATCCCCGAGTTGGTGAAGGCCGGGTACCGTGTCGCGACGGTGAAACACGCGGGTCATGGGTTTGATCTCGACACGGAGGGAAAAGATAGCTGGCGCCATAAACGTGCCGGCGCCAGCAGTGTGGTGGTCGTGTCGAAAGGGAGTCTTGCCCTGTTTGCCGACGTCTCTGAGCAGATGAAGGTGGAGGAAGTCCGAGACCGGTTCTTGGATAGCTCGTATGATTTGATCATCGCGGAAGGGTGGAAGAGCGAGGGCTACCCGAAAGTCATGATTGTCCGCGATCAACTCGGTGAGATCGCCTATTCTGCGGACGGCCTGCTGGCAGTGGTCACCGATAAACCAATGGATCTGCCGGTGCCGGTGCTGCATCTCGACGATGTGGCCGGTGTCGCTGCCCTCTTGATCGAGCAATTCCCCCTTAGACGCCGGGAGCATGAACTGGAAGTCTAA